A region of Halorussus limi DNA encodes the following proteins:
- a CDS encoding ATP-binding protein — MVFDRIFGSDDSSESSDATSESEKPEADDTEADSTPDAQSLLGEPYDISEEDTTYVGGKAVSTATAEEGLVAGPYVREMIEASAEGAFDQLWIGYDEDVQRGFREAPLRFDSLFRHIWIQGVTGYGKSTEMNNISVQLAYAGHGFVYFDPKGRDSRELLRKLPAHRLDDVIWIEPGSSKHDKTVGLNFLEVPECETPEEYENEIESRIENLKAIFDTDEYWGINMESITESMGRAMMQSEKPFSVIDLYFTLLNAERREEFAANVEDPYVREFCIEIAKMEDETVRPILKRIKSWVENSVIRRIIAHRESTIDFRNIIDNDRIVIVRTPVENTDIKKMITLGVMRNLWSAIQRRSYELDRDPSPYFVLVDEFDEIASDNLDIESMLARARSMRLSVTLASQYPSQFEEETLEAVQNNCDNLIAFSVNSVDDARLLMKRFRDYTAEDLISTDQYKAWTKLPLSGGRYSEPVLLNSFAPYPPLRSPEAVDDIIEESLERYGTDPLTDAEIMQNLIYSDSNEAANPTRILDKTMAEAIRAVQIRAGVRTENGWVDVTVVDDELAVRLDNQDADIEYAPEDLPDVRDASGLMEVELQDDDIVVRLTEDGETMVEPETGSVRSAGGETHDAVLVDTEEALTERGFSVEVVEQDGSEQPDAVATHPDHDAVFNIEAETTTPDRPVKVLQNLKRAHEADRIPIFVVRPGDSETKWASRVENILSPPLRERADGTEQFYNCDEVVTFGGGATAHGGVTAVRPRTSDTNRTVWTRDGDERVLSDGETEFAHMSDEGTLSKDMVPAYYSHDRETGQYTVHKPGATQTYDSKDEFEAEWTPIKRPFIPSDELPEAEIPRDSYVVLILPADGNPTVFQQGETYALSENPDELWPDTSTEDSEQSENSAQSEETSSPEDIDSQPPAESVEIDPSEDGVEAFTAMYVRQVDEARVPQDDLFQAYSNWTDQHDIDGTNKGWFTRKLRNVIEFDTDRSRVDGERVQFYVGITLTQEAETLLGQ, encoded by the coding sequence ATGGTGTTTGATCGAATCTTCGGCAGTGACGACTCCTCGGAGTCGTCCGACGCTACCTCTGAATCCGAGAAACCAGAAGCAGACGACACGGAGGCCGACTCAACACCCGACGCCCAATCGCTCCTCGGTGAACCGTACGACATCTCTGAGGAGGACACGACCTACGTCGGCGGGAAGGCCGTTAGTACTGCCACAGCCGAGGAGGGTCTCGTTGCAGGTCCGTACGTCCGGGAGATGATTGAGGCAAGTGCTGAGGGCGCGTTTGACCAGCTGTGGATTGGGTACGACGAGGACGTCCAGCGGGGGTTCCGTGAAGCACCGCTTCGCTTCGACTCGCTGTTCCGGCATATCTGGATTCAGGGCGTGACGGGCTACGGGAAATCCACCGAGATGAACAACATCTCGGTCCAGTTGGCGTACGCTGGCCACGGCTTCGTCTACTTCGACCCGAAAGGCCGCGACTCCCGTGAACTCCTGCGGAAACTCCCTGCTCATCGCCTTGACGATGTGATTTGGATTGAACCCGGCTCGTCCAAGCACGATAAGACGGTCGGGCTGAATTTCCTCGAAGTTCCCGAGTGCGAGACGCCGGAGGAATACGAGAACGAGATCGAGAGCCGGATCGAGAATCTGAAGGCGATTTTCGATACCGACGAGTACTGGGGTATCAACATGGAGTCGATCACCGAGTCGATGGGTCGAGCGATGATGCAGTCCGAGAAGCCATTCTCGGTGATTGATCTGTATTTCACGCTGTTGAACGCCGAGCGCCGCGAGGAATTCGCGGCGAACGTTGAGGACCCCTACGTGCGTGAATTCTGCATCGAAATCGCGAAGATGGAGGACGAGACGGTGCGACCAATCCTGAAGCGGATTAAATCGTGGGTCGAGAACTCGGTTATCCGGCGGATTATCGCCCACCGTGAGAGTACCATCGATTTCCGCAATATCATCGACAACGACCGCATCGTCATCGTTCGCACGCCTGTCGAGAACACGGACATTAAGAAGATGATCACGCTCGGGGTGATGCGGAATCTCTGGAGTGCGATTCAACGCCGCTCGTACGAACTTGACCGCGACCCATCCCCCTACTTTGTGCTTGTTGACGAGTTCGACGAGATCGCTAGCGACAACCTCGACATCGAGTCGATGCTCGCTCGCGCTCGCTCGATGCGTCTCTCCGTGACGCTGGCGTCCCAGTATCCATCGCAGTTCGAAGAAGAGACGCTCGAAGCAGTGCAGAATAACTGCGACAATCTCATCGCGTTCTCAGTGAACAGCGTGGACGACGCTCGTCTGTTGATGAAGCGGTTCCGTGATTACACGGCCGAGGACCTCATATCGACTGACCAGTACAAAGCATGGACGAAACTCCCTCTCAGCGGTGGTCGCTACTCCGAACCAGTTCTGCTCAATTCGTTCGCGCCATACCCACCGCTTCGGTCGCCAGAAGCGGTTGACGACATCATCGAGGAGAGCCTCGAACGCTATGGGACGGACCCGTTGACTGACGCCGAAATTATGCAGAACCTCATCTATAGCGACTCGAATGAAGCGGCGAATCCGACGCGGATACTGGACAAGACGATGGCGGAGGCGATTCGCGCAGTCCAGATTCGAGCGGGTGTCCGCACAGAAAACGGCTGGGTGGACGTCACCGTCGTGGACGACGAACTCGCGGTTCGCCTCGACAATCAGGACGCCGATATCGAATATGCGCCCGAGGACTTGCCCGACGTACGAGATGCCTCTGGACTAATGGAAGTCGAGTTGCAGGACGACGATATCGTAGTCCGCCTCACTGAGGACGGCGAGACAATGGTCGAACCGGAGACTGGATCCGTTCGATCTGCGGGCGGTGAAACTCACGATGCAGTCCTTGTCGATACTGAGGAAGCGCTTACTGAGCGCGGGTTTAGTGTCGAGGTTGTCGAACAGGACGGGAGTGAACAACCCGACGCCGTCGCAACCCATCCGGACCACGACGCCGTATTCAACATCGAAGCTGAGACCACAACACCGGATCGCCCCGTGAAGGTCTTGCAGAACCTCAAGCGCGCCCACGAAGCAGACCGGATTCCAATTTTTGTCGTTCGACCGGGTGACTCGGAGACGAAGTGGGCGTCACGGGTTGAGAACATTCTCTCACCGCCACTTCGTGAGCGCGCAGACGGTACCGAGCAGTTCTACAACTGCGACGAGGTCGTGACGTTCGGCGGTGGCGCGACAGCACATGGTGGCGTAACTGCAGTCCGACCACGCACCTCCGACACGAACCGGACAGTCTGGACTCGTGATGGTGACGAGCGCGTACTCTCTGACGGCGAGACGGAGTTTGCTCATATGTCCGACGAAGGGACACTCTCGAAAGACATGGTTCCGGCTTACTACAGTCATGACCGAGAAACCGGGCAGTACACCGTCCACAAACCCGGCGCAACACAGACATACGACTCGAAAGACGAGTTCGAGGCGGAGTGGACGCCAATCAAGCGACCATTCATCCCGAGTGACGAACTGCCGGAGGCGGAGATTCCCCGAGATAGCTACGTTGTTCTGATTCTGCCAGCAGACGGCAATCCAACGGTCTTCCAGCAAGGGGAGACGTATGCGCTCTCGGAGAATCCTGACGAACTATGGCCAGACACTTCAACTGAAGATTCGGAGCAGTCTGAGAACTCCGCTCAGAGTGAAGAAACCTCCTCCCCTGAGGACATTGATTCCCAACCACCTGCTGAGTCGGTGGAAATCGATCCGAGTGAGGACGGTGTTGAAGCGTTCACAGCAATGTATGTTCGGCAAGTGGACGAGGCCAGGGTTCCACAGGATGACCTGTTTCAAGCGTATTCTAATTGGACGGACCAGCACGATATCGATGGGACGAACAAGGGATGGTTCACTCGGAAGCTTCGAAACGTCATTGAATTCGATACTGATCGGTCGCGAGTGGACGGTGAGCGTGTGCAGTTCTACGTTGGAATCACGCTGACACAAGAGGCCGAGACACTACTCGGTCAATGA
- a CDS encoding phage NrS-1 polymerase family protein, whose product MDSESLVEVLVLPDELCEREQWVCWKEEQRDGKATKIPVTPGSGGFASSTDSETWTDFETAFDYVESGNADGVGFVFTDDDPIVGVDLDDCRDPETGDADDAAHDIIERLDSYTEVSPSGTGYHVLIKGDLPEGRNRRGSFELYDTARFFTVTGDRVEETPTRVARRQDALTAVHREYVQDTIDSSEAEPDQRERADEDSTTNGPSKVDVDLKDEELLEKAMNASNGAKFERLWNGNTGGYDSQSEADMALCNLLAFWTGGDQTRMDDLFRQSGLLREKWDEVHYADGSTYGEKTIERAVQNTSAFYDPEPREEQTRDSASTRDSSVDSSRGELDRSRAYLTEKNRLLADRVEELETLLEWKNERTDELEADVERLTTELAEREQATDQTHEERVGSGSSDEEESQSESVWGRTKRLFGNDPDS is encoded by the coding sequence ATGGATTCTGAGTCACTAGTTGAGGTATTGGTGCTTCCGGATGAGTTGTGTGAGCGCGAGCAGTGGGTGTGCTGGAAGGAGGAGCAACGGGATGGGAAGGCGACGAAGATTCCAGTAACCCCTGGGTCGGGTGGGTTCGCGTCCTCAACGGATTCGGAGACATGGACGGACTTCGAAACCGCGTTTGACTACGTTGAATCGGGGAATGCTGATGGCGTCGGGTTCGTTTTTACTGACGATGATCCGATTGTGGGAGTGGACCTCGACGACTGCCGGGATCCCGAAACGGGAGATGCCGACGATGCGGCACACGACATCATCGAGCGTCTCGACTCGTATACAGAGGTTTCACCATCCGGAACTGGCTACCACGTGCTGATTAAAGGCGACCTCCCTGAGGGCCGGAATCGGCGTGGGAGTTTCGAGTTGTACGATACGGCGCGGTTTTTCACCGTCACCGGCGACCGTGTCGAGGAGACACCGACGCGGGTTGCACGGCGGCAGGACGCGCTCACGGCCGTCCACCGTGAATACGTCCAAGACACCATCGACAGTTCGGAGGCCGAACCTGACCAGCGTGAGCGCGCTGACGAGGACTCTACGACTAATGGACCGAGTAAGGTTGACGTTGACCTCAAGGACGAGGAGTTACTGGAGAAGGCGATGAATGCGTCGAATGGCGCAAAGTTCGAGCGTCTCTGGAACGGGAATACGGGTGGGTACGATAGTCAGTCGGAAGCTGATATGGCACTCTGTAATCTACTGGCGTTCTGGACTGGTGGCGACCAAACGAGGATGGACGATCTATTTCGCCAGTCGGGATTACTTCGTGAGAAATGGGATGAAGTCCACTACGCCGACGGTTCAACATACGGGGAGAAGACGATTGAGCGAGCAGTACAGAATACCTCAGCGTTCTACGACCCAGAACCGAGAGAGGAACAGACTCGGGACTCGGCCTCGACTAGGGACTCCTCGGTAGATAGTAGCCGTGGCGAATTGGACCGTAGTCGGGCGTATCTTACTGAGAAGAATCGGCTGTTGGCCGACCGTGTCGAGGAGCTAGAGACGCTTCTCGAATGGAAGAACGAGCGCACCGACGAACTTGAAGCAGATGTTGAGCGGCTCACGACTGAACTTGCGGAACGTGAGCAAGCGACGGATCAGACTCACGAGGAGCGTGTTGGTAGTGGGAGCTCAGACGAGGAGGAGTCACAGTCGGAGTCTGTCTGGGGGCGGACGAAGCGGTTGTTCGGAAACGACCCTGACTCGTAG
- a CDS encoding pilin encodes MNEPTPDPTGEVSAESLSDDSHSASQRRHRFKAIITRTSPRVTTLAMGLAFFLVAVGPATAQSQVGDVYCNTGVATGIDLVFSAVAGLGLPATGYYTGKAGLSYMRAGGNPEKQNEAKEKLVMSGIGFGIVVLALVSPELIDKIGSQMGFGFSDCVKPF; translated from the coding sequence ATGAACGAACCAACCCCAGACCCGACAGGCGAAGTATCGGCCGAATCTCTAAGTGATGACTCCCACTCTGCGTCCCAACGGAGACACCGTTTCAAAGCAATCATCACCCGCACCTCTCCGCGAGTGACGACCCTTGCAATGGGACTTGCATTCTTTCTCGTCGCTGTCGGCCCTGCCACAGCACAGAGCCAAGTCGGTGATGTGTACTGCAATACTGGCGTCGCAACAGGTATCGATCTCGTGTTCAGCGCAGTTGCCGGACTTGGACTCCCAGCAACGGGCTACTACACCGGGAAGGCTGGCCTCTCGTACATGCGTGCGGGAGGCAATCCCGAGAAACAGAACGAGGCGAAAGAAAAACTCGTCATGTCCGGCATCGGCTTCGGTATCGTCGTGCTTGCCCTCGTTTCGCCCGAACTTATCGACAAGATTGGTAGTCAGATGGGCTTTGGCTTCTCGGACTGCGTAAAGCCATTCTAA
- a CDS encoding helix-turn-helix domain-containing protein, with translation MSRTSNQAGGDVVRDFLLVADLLEEPQLAQLYAYLAHEGEATVQNMMDDLELAQGTAYSYVNRLVDAGVIEVTHDEQPQRYAACEIDLTVTTAAGDREYTITPALIDAVGRRETDADIDTYIDRHGVAGLATALTYAVARERGEVTHRLMAEDLDISPLAAEIILQALRSVVHEHYDIEASGASLDELDIDDGDAVDDT, from the coding sequence ATGTCACGTACCTCGAACCAGGCCGGTGGCGACGTTGTCCGGGACTTCCTCTTGGTCGCGGACCTCCTCGAAGAGCCACAGTTAGCCCAACTGTACGCGTATCTCGCTCATGAAGGCGAGGCCACTGTCCAGAACATGATGGACGACCTTGAACTCGCACAGGGCACCGCATACAGCTACGTTAATCGACTTGTCGACGCTGGCGTCATCGAAGTCACTCACGACGAGCAGCCCCAGCGGTACGCCGCCTGCGAAATCGACCTGACCGTGACGACAGCCGCTGGCGACCGCGAGTACACAATCACGCCGGCGCTGATCGACGCCGTCGGCCGCCGAGAGACGGACGCCGACATCGACACCTACATCGACCGCCACGGTGTCGCTGGGCTTGCGACGGCGCTCACCTATGCGGTTGCTAGAGAGCGGGGCGAGGTGACCCACCGGCTGATGGCCGAGGACCTCGACATCTCGCCGCTGGCCGCCGAGATCATCCTCCAGGCGCTCCGATCCGTCGTTCACGAGCACTACGATATCGAAGCGTCGGGAGCATCACTCGACGAGTTGGATATTGACGACGGCGACGCAGTTGACGATACGTGA
- a CDS encoding VirB4 family type IV secretion system protein, whose protein sequence is MSTKTDDYEYSARRIHQSLGGTTAFFRGYTIGELMLFIGVAFITLIGAALVPATLTIPLLGLGITLSLLLGLLHKVKPSHLWLTEWLAARLGWAVKNKEYTHGEDNSDVRYLTRVGQVFPHAIERSDGALVGAMKVEPANMALEDDEAWAKAVESLSEFVNASLDFPVKFYITSREIDQDDAVREHQQRLGDADVRSRPVLKRLLEEYITTNTNQNGDIDSESTTIREYYIITAVRDADVEQLDETGDSVLAYLADVPILGRVFGGVQSDGLSEAERDRLKEDQLESRLGQIRRGGSSLYRCSVSPVDAYDLARVTKEYWTGHTEEYDDIANAIGTFPVVAHGLSDNVPSNPSPDSVIDAMDDRKDIDATESDTETNIASDDRLDDTSTMHQSVIAPSAVDWETTYAVLNDETYVRTFWIEQFPEKPANGMFERLLLETDLQTDVSIHLDPFDTQSAEDMMADWISDLKVNQYDANSLKAEDLQEDIDRGKFMRSLVRANKASFYRGGVFIRLSAESKQELDNQTKRLRSIVKDAPANCTLKVANRWQEKGLATVSPLGANELGCDRMSTMTNQAIGAMFPFSSNYLMMDEGVEYGYHGHNGSPVQINPWDLETGHSELVVGMPGAGKTFGDIMRHLRLMKRQQETMLVMIDPVGGFKGLADALNAKTITVGGDTRLNPLEIRETPQEVLESADGISPLSAKKDEVYAVLENFLTARDIDLGTETGVLSYVIDEAYRQAGVVEGDVSTHTPENSPTMTDVHRILADIAANPDEHNIATSESARERAAQYADELAIALQPFQEGGAYENLSHRSEVDILEGDNKVVYIDLGQIEGTASGINRQTFLMQLLLTTVYQQAKKTDQNVELAIDEAHYLFEDQANLDFLETAFRHQRHAGLRMVLLSQTIQEFYEAEQAEKILGMCPIKVFHKLPELDDEIAEKIGLTREQRKYVRNADAGKDDLGYSQALVHVEEHGTYPLHIVADEFEKRVIDYEPDDREFIQQAISADPEEFVAFEEFVENEARRNALTNRFGVREQDARRILEDGFSQQEVIDAVLTASLNNGVADSTARADGSGIPTEQDPAETSTENTNNV, encoded by the coding sequence ATGAGTACCAAAACTGACGACTACGAGTATAGTGCACGACGAATCCATCAGTCGCTCGGCGGGACGACCGCGTTCTTCCGTGGCTACACCATCGGCGAACTCATGCTGTTTATCGGCGTGGCATTCATCACGCTCATCGGCGCAGCACTCGTCCCAGCCACCCTCACTATACCACTCCTCGGACTTGGTATCACCCTCAGTCTTCTCCTCGGGTTACTCCACAAGGTAAAGCCTTCCCACCTCTGGCTGACCGAATGGCTGGCCGCACGCCTTGGCTGGGCAGTCAAGAACAAAGAGTACACCCACGGCGAAGACAACAGCGACGTCCGCTACTTGACCCGCGTCGGTCAAGTCTTCCCGCACGCTATCGAGCGGTCGGACGGCGCGCTCGTCGGCGCGATGAAAGTCGAACCAGCGAACATGGCGCTTGAAGACGACGAGGCCTGGGCGAAAGCCGTTGAGTCCCTCTCCGAGTTCGTCAACGCGTCTCTCGACTTCCCCGTGAAGTTCTACATCACGAGCAGAGAGATCGACCAAGACGATGCCGTCCGCGAACACCAGCAGCGTCTCGGTGACGCCGACGTTCGTTCTCGGCCGGTCCTCAAACGACTGCTTGAGGAGTACATCACCACCAACACCAACCAGAACGGCGATATCGACTCCGAGAGCACGACCATCCGCGAGTACTACATCATCACGGCCGTCCGTGATGCCGACGTCGAACAACTCGACGAGACCGGCGATAGCGTCCTTGCCTACCTCGCTGATGTCCCTATTCTGGGACGTGTATTCGGCGGGGTCCAGTCTGACGGTCTCTCCGAGGCCGAACGCGACCGCCTGAAAGAAGACCAGTTGGAATCGCGTCTCGGCCAGATTCGTCGGGGTGGGTCGTCGCTCTACCGCTGTTCGGTGAGTCCGGTCGACGCCTACGACCTTGCTCGCGTGACGAAAGAATACTGGACGGGCCATACCGAGGAGTACGACGATATCGCTAACGCCATCGGGACGTTCCCGGTTGTCGCACACGGTCTCAGCGACAACGTGCCGTCGAATCCCTCACCGGACAGCGTCATCGATGCAATGGACGACCGCAAGGACATCGACGCTACCGAATCGGACACCGAGACGAACATTGCCTCTGACGACCGTCTCGATGATACCTCAACGATGCATCAGTCGGTCATCGCGCCGTCGGCTGTTGACTGGGAGACGACCTATGCGGTTCTCAACGACGAGACGTACGTCCGAACGTTCTGGATTGAGCAATTTCCCGAGAAGCCTGCCAATGGGATGTTTGAGCGTCTCCTGTTGGAGACGGACCTCCAGACAGACGTCAGTATTCACCTCGACCCGTTCGACACGCAATCGGCCGAGGACATGATGGCCGACTGGATTTCGGACTTGAAGGTCAACCAGTACGATGCGAACAGCCTCAAAGCCGAGGACTTACAGGAGGATATCGACCGCGGGAAGTTCATGCGCTCGCTCGTCCGCGCGAACAAAGCGTCGTTCTACCGGGGTGGCGTCTTCATCCGCTTGTCTGCTGAGAGCAAGCAGGAACTCGACAATCAGACGAAGCGCCTCCGCTCGATTGTCAAGGATGCGCCCGCGAATTGTACGCTCAAGGTGGCGAATCGCTGGCAGGAGAAGGGACTTGCGACGGTGTCGCCGCTCGGTGCGAACGAACTTGGATGCGACCGGATGTCCACAATGACCAATCAGGCCATCGGCGCGATGTTCCCGTTCTCCTCGAATTATCTGATGATGGACGAGGGCGTCGAGTACGGCTACCACGGCCACAACGGCTCTCCCGTCCAAATCAACCCGTGGGATCTCGAAACTGGCCACAGCGAACTCGTTGTTGGGATGCCCGGCGCTGGCAAAACGTTCGGCGACATCATGCGCCACCTGCGACTGATGAAGCGCCAGCAAGAGACGATGCTCGTGATGATCGATCCCGTTGGTGGGTTCAAGGGACTCGCCGACGCGCTCAACGCGAAGACGATTACGGTGGGTGGCGACACACGACTGAATCCGCTGGAGATTCGAGAGACGCCACAGGAGGTCCTCGAATCTGCCGACGGCATCTCGCCATTGTCTGCGAAGAAGGACGAGGTGTACGCCGTGCTTGAGAACTTCTTGACCGCTCGCGATATCGACCTCGGGACTGAAACGGGCGTCCTCTCGTACGTCATCGACGAGGCTTACCGGCAAGCCGGTGTCGTCGAGGGTGACGTTTCGACGCACACGCCCGAGAACTCGCCGACGATGACGGACGTCCACCGGATTCTCGCAGACATCGCGGCGAACCCCGACGAACACAACATCGCCACCTCTGAGTCTGCCCGCGAGCGCGCCGCTCAGTACGCCGACGAACTTGCGATTGCACTCCAACCATTCCAAGAGGGCGGAGCATACGAGAATCTCTCACACCGCTCAGAGGTCGACATTCTCGAAGGTGACAATAAAGTGGTCTACATCGACCTCGGCCAAATCGAGGGGACGGCGTCGGGTATCAACCGCCAGACGTTCCTGATGCAATTACTCCTCACGACGGTCTACCAGCAGGCGAAAAAGACCGACCAGAACGTCGAACTCGCTATCGACGAGGCTCACTACCTCTTCGAGGATCAGGCGAATCTCGATTTCCTCGAAACAGCGTTCCGCCATCAGCGCCACGCTGGCCTCCGGATGGTCTTACTGTCACAGACGATCCAAGAGTTCTACGAGGCTGAGCAAGCCGAGAAAATTCTCGGGATGTGTCCGATCAAGGTCTTCCATAAACTGCCGGAGTTGGACGATGAAATAGCTGAGAAGATCGGTTTGACTCGTGAGCAACGCAAGTACGTCCGGAATGCCGACGCTGGTAAGGACGACCTCGGGTACAGTCAGGCGCTCGTCCACGTCGAAGAACACGGTACATATCCGCTCCACATCGTTGCTGACGAGTTCGAAAAGCGCGTCATCGACTACGAACCCGACGACCGCGAGTTTATCCAGCAGGCGATCTCCGCCGACCCCGAGGAGTTCGTAGCGTTTGAGGAGTTCGTTGAGAATGAAGCCCGGCGGAACGCGCTCACCAATCGCTTCGGCGTCCGTGAGCAAGACGCGAGACGGATTCTCGAAGACGGATTTTCACAGCAAGAAGTTATCGACGCCGTTCTCACTGCATCACTCAATAATGGCGTAGCCGATTCGACTGCTCGTGCGGACGGGAGTGGGATACCGACAGAACAGGACCCAGCAGAGACCTCCACGGAGAACACTAACAATGTCTAA
- a CDS encoding DNA helicase UvrD yields the protein MRTFRTFLDGEVLDAGVPRVTSLVVQATDVVNQTDDRTVLSDDMQRELVHRFLEGYEWETDYFRRASGNPSFEDDVAQLMETATWQDAPLNETPELADVADAIDDFHAWLADHDYLERGQLISEATTALQEADDPDPIVDAEAVLAVEFEEFLPPDREYLSTLAADRELVCIAETGGSVRRTWVESGPVTDHVSFAERRDEDERPPATRPMATAAYLARGTVAEDPEEGTVRVLSAETVADQLGAVADEIEALRAQEGLSYADFAVAVKQSGTAVMETVSELQQKGIPTSSATVTGFGDDPAVRELLRVVRALADDDPELADDPLLDESILDELKAMDGLAESLRRWATESNLKARIAADESPLDARTQFSNIKNSFAIAESVESTDYIASTWESFAVVLERAHEYAPKRNQTSSIDRDGGVRVDHLQALKNGSFPVVFLLNVVDEEYPGSPSLTRLFPDERVAGMADYPGVTDVDESDVTATFATDSTASGRPFRQYHAEHARRRLAVGAATARDRLYCCLYEHEDTALDERVQPSRFLADAFRRLPWLTEASESGIHSEGTAEEYLLSRADRALADVRRTNSQGVAVSLDALESEFAEIDRLLEGSGKRGQDLREALRARIDFADGRVRRDADGRVRHD from the coding sequence ATGCGGACGTTCCGAACGTTTCTCGACGGGGAGGTTCTGGACGCTGGCGTTCCGCGGGTGACTTCGCTCGTCGTGCAGGCGACGGACGTGGTGAACCAGACCGACGACAGGACCGTCCTCTCGGACGACATGCAGCGCGAACTCGTTCATCGGTTTCTCGAAGGGTACGAGTGGGAGACCGACTACTTCCGGCGTGCCTCGGGAAATCCCTCGTTCGAAGACGATGTGGCGCAGTTGATGGAAACCGCCACGTGGCAGGACGCGCCGCTCAACGAGACGCCGGAACTCGCGGACGTCGCCGACGCAATCGACGACTTCCACGCGTGGCTCGCCGACCATGACTACCTCGAACGTGGCCAACTTATCTCGGAAGCAACCACGGCGCTCCAGGAAGCCGACGACCCCGACCCAATCGTCGATGCCGAAGCAGTGCTGGCCGTTGAGTTCGAAGAATTTCTACCACCTGACCGCGAGTATCTCTCGACGCTAGCGGCTGACCGCGAACTCGTCTGCATCGCAGAGACTGGTGGAAGCGTCCGGCGGACGTGGGTCGAATCCGGCCCCGTCACCGACCACGTCTCGTTCGCGGAGCGACGAGACGAAGACGAGCGTCCGCCCGCGACCCGACCGATGGCGACGGCGGCGTACCTTGCACGCGGAACGGTCGCTGAGGACCCCGAGGAGGGGACGGTGCGCGTCCTCTCGGCGGAGACTGTGGCCGACCAACTCGGAGCAGTAGCCGACGAAATCGAGGCACTTCGAGCGCAGGAAGGGTTGTCGTACGCCGACTTCGCCGTTGCGGTCAAACAGAGCGGCACTGCCGTGATGGAGACGGTTAGCGAACTCCAGCAGAAGGGGATTCCCACGTCGTCCGCGACCGTGACAGGCTTCGGAGACGACCCGGCCGTCCGCGAGTTACTTCGAGTCGTGCGAGCCCTCGCGGACGACGACCCAGAACTCGCCGACGACCCCCTTCTGGACGAGTCGATACTTGACGAACTTAAGGCAATGGACGGACTCGCGGAGTCGCTCCGGCGGTGGGCGACCGAGTCGAACCTGAAAGCCCGCATCGCCGCCGACGAGTCACCGCTCGACGCCAGAACCCAGTTCAGCAACATAAAGAATTCTTTTGCAATTGCAGAGTCAGTCGAAAGTACGGACTACATTGCTTCGACGTGGGAGTCGTTCGCCGTAGTGCTCGAACGCGCTCACGAGTACGCCCCGAAGCGAAACCAGACTAGTTCCATCGACCGCGATGGCGGGGTCCGCGTGGACCATCTGCAGGCGCTCAAGAACGGTTCGTTCCCGGTCGTGTTCTTGCTGAACGTGGTCGACGAGGAGTATCCCGGTAGTCCGTCGCTGACGCGACTGTTCCCGGACGAACGCGTCGCAGGAATGGCCGACTACCCCGGCGTCACCGACGTGGACGAGAGCGACGTCACGGCGACGTTCGCCACCGATTCGACCGCGTCGGGTCGGCCGTTCCGGCAGTATCACGCCGAACACGCGCGCCGCCGCCTCGCGGTCGGCGCGGCGACGGCGCGAGACCGGCTCTACTGCTGTCTCTACGAACACGAGGACACGGCGCTCGACGAGCGCGTCCAACCGTCGCGGTTCCTCGCGGACGCCTTCCGGCGACTTCCGTGGCTCACCGAGGCGAGCGAATCGGGCATCCACAGCGAGGGCACCGCCGAGGAGTATCTGCTCTCGCGCGCCGACCGGGCGCTCGCGGACGTTCGCCGAACTAACAGTCAGGGCGTGGCCGTCTCGCTCGACGCACTCGAATCGGAGTTCGCGGAGATAGACCGCCTCTTGGAGGGGAGCGGCAAGCGCGGTCAGGACCTCAGAGAAGCGCTCCGTGCGCGCATCGACTTTGCGGATGGACGAGTCCGGCGCGACGCCGACGGGAGGGTTCGGCATGACTGA